A genomic region of Deinococcus sp. KSM4-11 contains the following coding sequences:
- the sdhC gene encoding succinate dehydrogenase, cytochrome b556 subunit, translating into MYRGREGQWAFLLHRLSGLAILLYLLLHVFSIGSFIFGERFYMAIHNTYDAWPFRVGLVFVTAGVVYHAFNGLRIIVMDFTGAGVAYQRQMWYAVLLISVAAFIYAALTLWPRLVGGY; encoded by the coding sequence ATGTACCGAGGGAGAGAGGGGCAGTGGGCATTCCTGCTTCACCGTTTGTCTGGACTGGCCATCCTGTTGTACCTGCTGCTGCACGTGTTCAGCATCGGGTCGTTCATTTTTGGGGAGCGGTTTTATATGGCGATCCACAACACCTATGACGCCTGGCCGTTCCGGGTGGGACTGGTGTTCGTCACGGCGGGCGTGGTGTATCACGCGTTCAACGGCCTGCGCATCATCGTGATGGACTTCACCGGAGCGGGTGTGGCGTACCAGCGGCAGATGTGGTACGCCGTGCTGCTGATCTCGGTGGCGGCGTTCATCTATGCAGCGCTGACGCTTTGGCCGCGTCTGGTTGGGGGGTACTGA
- a CDS encoding succinate dehydrogenase hydrophobic membrane anchor subunit produces MIRARTFTDARQQAHSNAELNWWVFMRISGLILVFLILGHVYMTFLQVSESDATFDAVVGKLANPAWKFYDWLILALALLHGSNGARYSIEDYVRSRPGRAWVKGLFYTVVALLFAFGTIGLFSI; encoded by the coding sequence ATGATCCGCGCGAGAACCTTCACGGACGCCCGGCAGCAGGCGCACAGCAACGCCGAACTGAACTGGTGGGTGTTCATGCGGATCAGCGGATTGATCCTGGTGTTCCTGATCCTGGGGCACGTGTACATGACCTTCCTGCAGGTGAGCGAGTCGGACGCCACCTTCGACGCCGTGGTCGGCAAGCTTGCCAACCCCGCGTGGAAGTTCTACGACTGGCTGATCCTGGCGCTGGCGCTGCTTCACGGCTCGAACGGCGCGCGGTACTCGATCGAGGATTACGTGCGCTCACGGCCCGGCCGGGCGTGGGTGAAGGGACTCTTCTACACCGTGGTGGCGCTGCTGTTCGCCTTCGGCACCATCGGGCTGTTCTCGATTTAA
- the sdhA gene encoding succinate dehydrogenase flavoprotein subunit: MHHRYDVLVVGAGGAGLMAALYAAKGNVSVACISKLYPTRSHTGAAQGGIGAALGNVAEDHWEWHMFDTVKGGDYLTDQDAAEVFAKDIIEAVYELEHMGLPFSRTPEGKIAQRKFGGHTRDFGKAAVERSCYAKDRTGHMILQTLYQQNVKEGTTFFNEFHVTDLIIEDGRCRGLVAYELATGELHTFHAKAVILAAGGYGRVFKITSNALTLTGDLMSIYYRKGLPLEDMEFYQFHPTGLAKLGILVTEGIRGEGGILRNKDGERFMERYAPTIKDLAPRDIVSRSMITEIREGRGVGRDGDAIYIDLTHLPKEVIEGKLAEITDLARTYLGQDPVKDLVMVQPTAHYAMGGIPTDLNGLCLSDGSGGSVEGLYAAGEQACVSLHGANRLGTNSLGDLVVFGRRAGVAAAAYARQVELPQMPENAERESVDMFDRLKNSRGTDNAAAIRKALQESMMNNVGIFRNGPDMEKQVGIVQELKARYANVGVSDPSRRYNSELIEAMELGFMLDCAEAMTASAVNRTESRGAHDRADFHERDDVNWLKHTMAYRDLDKPGNVIIGYKPVSLKGFTRAFEPKPRVY; the protein is encoded by the coding sequence ATGCATCATCGGTATGACGTGCTGGTTGTGGGGGCGGGTGGAGCGGGCCTGATGGCCGCGCTGTACGCCGCGAAGGGGAACGTGTCGGTGGCGTGCATCAGCAAGCTGTACCCGACCCGGTCGCACACGGGCGCCGCACAGGGCGGGATCGGCGCGGCCCTCGGGAACGTGGCCGAGGATCACTGGGAATGGCACATGTTCGACACCGTCAAGGGCGGCGATTACCTGACGGATCAGGACGCCGCCGAGGTGTTCGCCAAGGACATCATCGAGGCGGTGTATGAGCTGGAACACATGGGCCTGCCGTTCTCGCGCACGCCCGAGGGCAAGATCGCGCAGCGCAAGTTCGGCGGCCACACCCGCGACTTCGGAAAGGCGGCCGTGGAACGCTCGTGCTACGCGAAAGACCGCACCGGGCACATGATCCTCCAGACGCTGTACCAGCAGAATGTGAAGGAGGGCACGACCTTCTTCAACGAGTTCCATGTCACGGATCTGATCATTGAGGATGGCCGCTGCCGGGGGCTGGTCGCGTACGAACTGGCGACCGGGGAACTGCACACCTTCCACGCCAAGGCCGTGATCCTCGCGGCGGGTGGCTACGGGCGGGTCTTCAAGATCACCTCGAACGCGCTGACGCTGACGGGCGACCTGATGAGCATCTATTACCGCAAGGGTCTGCCGCTGGAGGACATGGAGTTCTACCAGTTCCACCCGACCGGCCTGGCGAAACTGGGCATCCTCGTCACGGAGGGTATTCGCGGGGAAGGCGGCATCCTGCGGAACAAGGACGGCGAGCGCTTCATGGAACGCTACGCGCCGACCATCAAGGACCTCGCGCCACGCGATATCGTGTCGCGCTCCATGATCACCGAGATCCGAGAGGGGCGTGGCGTGGGCCGCGACGGCGACGCCATCTACATCGACCTGACGCACCTGCCAAAGGAAGTCATCGAGGGCAAGCTGGCCGAAATCACGGATCTGGCGCGGACGTACCTGGGGCAGGATCCGGTGAAGGATCTCGTGATGGTGCAGCCGACCGCGCACTACGCGATGGGCGGCATTCCCACGGATCTGAACGGCCTGTGCCTGAGTGACGGCAGCGGCGGCAGCGTGGAAGGCCTGTACGCGGCGGGCGAGCAGGCGTGCGTGAGTCTGCACGGCGCGAACCGCCTGGGCACCAACTCGCTGGGCGACCTCGTGGTGTTCGGTCGCCGCGCCGGGGTCGCCGCCGCCGCATACGCGCGTCAGGTGGAACTACCCCAGATGCCGGAGAATGCCGAGCGCGAGAGCGTGGACATGTTCGACCGCCTGAAGAACAGCAGGGGCACCGACAACGCCGCCGCAATCCGCAAGGCATTGCAGGAATCGATGATGAACAACGTCGGCATCTTCCGCAACGGCCCGGACATGGAAAAACAGGTCGGGATCGTGCAGGAACTCAAGGCACGCTACGCGAATGTCGGCGTGAGCGACCCCAGCCGCCGGTACAACAGTGAGCTGATCGAGGCGATGGAACTGGGCTTCATGCTCGACTGCGCCGAGGCCATGACGGCCAGCGCCGTGAACCGCACCGAGTCGCGTGGCGCGCATGACCGCGCGGATTTCCACGAGCGCGACGACGTGAATTGGCTCAAGCACACCATGGCCTACCGTGACCTGGACAAGCCGGGCAACGTGATCATCGGGTACAAGCCGGTGTCCCTCAAGGGCTTCACGCGGGCCTTCGAGCCCAAACCGCGCGTGTACTGA
- a CDS encoding succinate dehydrogenase iron-sulfur subunit → MTQSVTPTSTVPGPVTTAASVPMLKLKVKILRFDPEIDKKAKWVTYDVEAQPGDRVVDVINEIKWYQEPGLTYRRSCLHGICGSDAMLINGRNRLACKTLVRDVAKDGGTITIEPIRGLKVEKDLLVDMEPFFDSYRAIMPYFINESPAPAAERIQSEAEAELMAQSSNCILCACCTTSCPIFWVNGSYLGPAAIVQAHRFIFDSRDEATQQRLNIMNQNTGVWRCRTAYNCTEACPRDIPITQLIEEVKRAVMYQQA, encoded by the coding sequence ATGACCCAGAGCGTCACCCCCACCAGCACCGTGCCCGGCCCCGTCACCACGGCGGCCAGCGTGCCCATGCTGAAACTCAAAGTCAAGATCCTGCGCTTCGACCCGGAAATCGACAAGAAGGCCAAGTGGGTCACCTACGACGTGGAAGCCCAGCCGGGCGACCGCGTGGTGGACGTCATCAACGAGATCAAGTGGTACCAGGAACCGGGCCTGACCTACCGCCGCTCCTGCCTGCACGGCATCTGCGGCAGCGACGCCATGCTCATCAACGGCCGCAACCGCCTGGCGTGCAAGACCCTGGTGCGGGACGTGGCCAAGGACGGCGGCACCATCACCATCGAACCGATCCGGGGCCTGAAGGTTGAGAAGGATCTGCTGGTCGACATGGAGCCGTTCTTCGACTCGTACCGGGCGATCATGCCGTACTTCATCAACGAGTCGCCTGCGCCGGCCGCCGAACGCATTCAGTCGGAGGCCGAGGCCGAGCTGATGGCGCAGTCCAGCAACTGCATCCTGTGCGCGTGCTGCACCACCAGCTGCCCGATCTTCTGGGTGAACGGCTCGTACCTTGGCCCGGCCGCGATCGTACAGGCACACCGATTCATCTTCGACAGCCGCGACGAGGCCACGCAGCAGCGGCTGAACATCATGAACCAGAACACCGGCGTGTGGCGCTGCCGCACCGCGTACAACTGCACCGAGGCGTGTCCGCGCGACATCCCGATCACGCAGTTGATCGAAGAAGTTAAACGCGCCGTGATGTACCAGCAGGCCTAA
- a CDS encoding cyclin-dependent kinase inhibitor 3 family protein: MSAPIRVDWIPTGLWPGRLGLTFAPGKKGLSVYQPGVTHDRDLNDDMQTLAQDGAQVIAPLIEDFEFDLLGMDGYHEAAETHGLTVVPCPIPDGSVPRDPAEFALYIDDLMTLLLDGRSIVVHCRGGLGRAGLTAACLLVQAGMTPDDAIAMVRRTRSPNAIETRAQERFIHEFAHLTPQGHRV, from the coding sequence GTGAGCGCCCCGATCCGGGTGGACTGGATTCCCACCGGGCTGTGGCCCGGCCGCCTGGGCCTGACCTTCGCGCCCGGCAAGAAGGGTCTGAGCGTCTACCAGCCCGGCGTGACCCACGACCGCGACTTGAACGACGACATGCAGACGCTCGCGCAGGATGGCGCCCAGGTCATCGCTCCCCTCATCGAGGACTTCGAGTTCGACCTGCTCGGCATGGACGGCTACCACGAGGCGGCCGAGACCCACGGTCTCACGGTCGTGCCGTGCCCGATCCCGGATGGCAGCGTGCCCCGCGACCCAGCGGAATTTGCGCTGTACATCGACGACCTCATGACCCTGCTGCTCGACGGACGCTCCATCGTCGTCCATTGCCGGGGCGGCCTGGGACGGGCTGGGTTGACCGCGGCGTGCCTGCTCGTTCAGGCCGGGATGACGCCCGACGACGCCATTGCGATGGTGCGCCGCACGCGCAGCCCCAACGCTATTGAGACCAGGGCGCAAGAGCGCTTCATCCACGAATTCGCGCACCTCACGCCCCAGGGGCACCGCGTCTGA
- the hemB gene encoding porphobilinogen synthase, whose translation MDRPRRLRRTPALRALTHEVHLHTSHFIHPIFVHEHGDEQPIATMPGISRHSVAGAVAQAREALALGIPSVILFGIPEHKDDQGSGAYAEHGIVQQATQAIKAAVPAMNVITDTCLCEYTDHGHCGVLCEVPGQTGADAWTVDNDPSLNLLARTAVSQAAAGADVVAPSAMMDGQVAAIRAALDEAGFSHVPIMAYAVKYASAYYGPFRDAAGSTPSVGNRATYQMDPAGGYREALREARLDAEQGADTLMVKPALAYLDVLSLLKREFDLPVVAYNVSGEFALIKAAALAGFMDERRTVLETLTGMRRAGADAIITYHAMDAARWLQERA comes from the coding sequence ATGGATCGTCCCCGTCGCCTGCGCCGCACGCCCGCCCTGCGGGCCCTCACGCACGAGGTGCACCTGCACACCTCGCACTTTATCCACCCGATCTTCGTCCATGAACACGGCGACGAGCAGCCCATCGCGACCATGCCCGGCATCAGCCGTCACTCCGTCGCCGGAGCCGTGGCGCAGGCCCGCGAGGCCCTCGCACTCGGAATCCCCAGCGTGATCCTGTTCGGGATTCCGGAGCACAAGGACGACCAGGGCAGCGGCGCCTACGCCGAGCACGGCATCGTCCAGCAGGCCACACAGGCCATCAAGGCCGCCGTGCCCGCCATGAACGTCATCACGGATACCTGCCTGTGCGAGTACACAGATCACGGCCACTGCGGCGTGCTGTGCGAGGTGCCCGGCCAGACCGGCGCGGATGCCTGGACTGTAGACAATGACCCCAGCCTGAACCTGCTGGCCCGCACGGCCGTCTCGCAGGCTGCCGCCGGAGCGGACGTGGTCGCGCCCAGCGCCATGATGGACGGACAGGTCGCCGCTATCCGCGCCGCGCTCGATGAGGCTGGGTTCAGCCATGTGCCGATCATGGCCTACGCCGTGAAGTACGCCAGCGCCTACTACGGCCCCTTCCGCGACGCGGCGGGTAGCACGCCCAGCGTCGGTAACCGGGCCACCTACCAGATGGATCCGGCCGGCGGCTACCGCGAGGCGCTGCGTGAAGCCCGCCTGGACGCCGAACAGGGCGCCGACACCCTGATGGTCAAGCCCGCCCTGGCGTACCTGGACGTGCTGAGCCTGCTGAAGCGGGAATTCGACCTGCCGGTCGTGGCCTACAACGTGAGCGGCGAGTTCGCGCTGATCAAGGCGGCCGCCCTGGCCGGGTTTATGGATGAACGCCGCACGGTGCTGGAGACCCTGACCGGCATGCGGCGGGCCGGAGCGGACGCGATCATCACCTACCACGCCATGGACGCCGCCCGCTGGCTTCAGGAGCGGGCGTGA
- a CDS encoding roadblock/LC7 domain-containing protein → MLDTLMAVRGMKFVLLIDQNGSVVGSAGLEPAFLKRELGLIAAGKAVIGSLQSNLGSSEWTELLLDVEGGPALLTPFGPQILLTAFDDVTSLGRVRFAIRRLIGP, encoded by the coding sequence ATGCTCGACACGCTCATGGCCGTGCGCGGCATGAAGTTCGTCCTGCTGATCGACCAGAACGGCTCCGTGGTCGGTTCTGCCGGACTGGAACCCGCCTTCCTGAAACGCGAACTGGGGCTCATCGCCGCCGGCAAGGCCGTGATTGGCAGCCTGCAATCCAACCTGGGCAGCTCCGAGTGGACGGAACTGCTGCTAGACGTCGAGGGTGGCCCCGCGCTCCTCACGCCCTTCGGGCCGCAGATCCTCCTCACGGCCTTCGACGACGTGACCAGCCTCGGCCGGGTGCGCTTCGCCATCCGCCGCCTGATCGGCCCCTGA
- a CDS encoding roadblock/LC7 domain-containing protein, with product MIIDALNGLPGVIAAALVGPDGLPIESQGEGGDPLAAELASLRATFDRIGRRLGAGDVTRLTLTSERVEVVAVSSANHVIGVALTRGQDTRSAQQTLARLALELTGLPRTEG from the coding sequence GTGATCATCGACGCCCTCAACGGCCTGCCCGGCGTGATCGCCGCCGCCCTGGTCGGCCCGGACGGCCTGCCCATCGAATCCCAGGGAGAAGGCGGCGACCCGCTGGCCGCTGAACTCGCCTCGCTGCGCGCCACCTTCGACCGGATCGGCCGCCGCCTGGGCGCAGGCGACGTGACCCGCCTGACCCTCACCAGCGAACGCGTGGAGGTCGTGGCCGTATCCAGCGCCAACCACGTCATCGGCGTGGCCCTCACGCGCGGTCAGGACACCCGCAGCGCCCAGCAGACCCTCGCGCGCCTGGCCCTGGAGCTGACCGGCCTGCCCCGTACGGAGGGCTGA
- a CDS encoding roadblock/LC7 domain-containing protein, which translates to MLAELTQLVNDVDGAWAAAIGGLDGLLIEGHSAGTADLSLLVAEHAGLLRAASSSYTQTLGGGQTRELYVRGERLSVYLHPIKTEYYLLLALDARSNLGQARLYGRDAARRLGAML; encoded by the coding sequence ATGCTTGCCGAACTGACCCAACTCGTGAATGACGTGGACGGGGCGTGGGCCGCCGCCATCGGCGGACTGGACGGCCTGCTCATCGAAGGGCACAGCGCCGGCACGGCCGACCTGAGCCTGCTGGTCGCCGAGCACGCCGGCCTGCTGCGGGCCGCATCCTCCTCCTACACCCAGACGCTCGGGGGCGGGCAGACCCGTGAACTGTACGTGCGGGGCGAACGCCTGAGCGTGTACCTGCACCCGATCAAGACCGAGTACTACCTGCTGCTGGCCCTCGATGCCCGCAGCAACCTCGGGCAGGCGCGGCTGTACGGCCGGGACGCCGCCCGCAGACTGGGAGCCATGCTGTGA